The Xanthomonas sontii genomic sequence GGCTTCGACGAGAACGGCTGGCGCGACGCCTCCGCCGGCCGCCTGGGCACCGTGTTCGGCAAGTTCGGCCGGCAGGGCGAGCGCACCGACTGGGACGTGTCGCTGCTGCACGGGCGCAGCCGCCTGGTCGGCAATGGCCTGCTGCCGAGCTACCGCTACACCGACGAGGGCACCGAGCCGGGGCTGTACGAAGCCGACCGCGCTGCGGTCTACACCTCGCCGGACCTGACCCGCAACCGCAACACGCTGCTCACCGGACAGTTCGACCATCGCTTCGACGAGCGCACCGCATTGCACCTGCTCGCCTACTACCGCCAGGGGCGGCGCGACACCGTCAACGGCGACATCAACGACGACTACGAGGAATTCGTCGACGATTGCGCCGACGGCTACGCCGCCGACGGCACGCCGCTGGACGCCGGCTGCACGGTGTCGCGCGCCGATGCCGACGCGCTGCACAGCGGCGTGCTCAACACCACGCAGATGCGCCAGCACGCCGAGGGCGTGGCACTGAACCTCAGCCACCAGGCCGGCGCGCACGCGCTGAGCATCGGCGCCACCTACGACCGCAACCGCGTGCGCTACCGGCAGTACGAGCAGGAGGCGTTCGTGCAGGACGATCGCTCGGTGGTCGCCGATCCGGACGAGGATCGGGAGTTCTTCTCCGGCGTCGACGGGCGCAGCAGCACCCTGGGCCTGTTCGCCGCCGATACCTGGGAGCTGAGCGAGGCCACCCACCTCAATGCCGCGCTGCGCTGGAACCGCGTCGCCGTCGCCAACACCCTGTCCACCGCCGACGACGGCGTGCTGCCGCGCGAGCGCTTCGTGTTCGCCAAGGCCAATCCCTCGCTGGGCATCACCCAGCGCCTAGGCGACGGCTTCACCGCGTTCGCCTCGGCCTCGCAGAACAGCCGCGCGCCGACCGCGATCGAACTCGGCTGCGCCGACCCGGAACAGCCGTGCCGGTTGCCGACCGGGCTGCAGGCCGACCCGCGCCTGGAGCAGATCGTCTCGCGCACCTACGAGCTCGGCCTGCGCTGGAACCCGACGCCGGCGCAGACGCTGAACGCCTCGCTGTACCGCGCCGACAACCGCGACGACATCCTGTTCCTGCGCGCACCCAATTCCCAGCAGGGCTATTTCGACAACGTCGACCGCACCCGCTATCAGGGCGCCGACCTCAGCTACCGCGGCAGCCACGGCGCGCTGCGCTGGTTCGCCGGCTACAGCTATCTGGACGCCACTTACCGCAGCGCCGGCGAACTGCTCTCCGGCGAGCGCACTGTGACCTTGCGGCCGGGCACGCGCATCGCTGGCCTGCCGCGCAACACGCTGAAGCTGGGCGTGGACTGGCAGGCGCTGGCGCAGCTGACGCTGGGGGCCGACTTGCGCGCGGTGTCGCGGCGCGTGGCCAGCGGCAACGAGGACGGCCTGGTCGAGGACCCCGAGGAAGGCGAGGCGCCAGCGCGCCACGACCTGTCCACCGGCGGCTATGCCTTGCTCGACCTGCACGGCACCTGGGAGCTCGCCGAAGGCCTGTCGTTGTACCTGCGGGTCAACAACGTGTTCGACCGCCGCTACGAGACGTATGCGGCGATCGCCGAGGATCTGTTCCCGGGCGGCGTCCTGGCGCGCCCGCAGGACGCTGCGGTCGAAGACGGCCCCTCGCGCTTCGTCGCCCCCGGCGCCCCGCGGCAGTACCAGGTCGGTTTGCGCTGGCGTTTCTAGCGGGCGGTTTGCGGTTCGTGTGGTGGCACCGCTCGGCGCGTGCCATCCGCCGTGTCCAACACGGCTGCACGCCAGTCGGCGCGGGCGACTGGCGCGGCTGACGCCGCTCCTGCCTGGGTCCGCGCTTGGTCACCGGCGCATGGCTTCCTGCAGGAGCGGTGTCAGCCGCGACCTCGGACGGAACCTATCCGGCGTCGAACGCAGTCGGGACTGAAGTCCCTTCCACAGTGTGCGATCTCAGCGGCCCGCAAGCTGTTGTCGTAAAAACGGATGTCGTGGGAGCTGCTTCAGCCGCGACACCGAAGCCCGGCATCCTCCAGCGGCCTCAACGGTTGGGACGCCAATACCCCACAGCACTCACGCCGCTACCGAATGGCAGGCCGCGACAGGCGAGGCTTCATTCGCGACGCGCAGCAACTCCATTGAATCGCGATGCCGCCGCCACTCAAGCCGTCGCCAACCCGTGCTTGCGCAGCTTGCGATACAAGGTGTTGCGGCTGATGCCCAGCGCATCGGCGGTGCGGCTGACGTTCCAGCGGTGACGCTCGAGCTGCTGCTGCAGCACGCTGCGCTCGGCACTGTCCAGGGCGACGCGGCCGGGCATGCCGTCGCCGGCATGCGCATCGTCGCCGAGCAGGCATGGGCCGCTGTCGGCATCGACGATTTCCTGCGGCAGGTTGGGGATGCGGATGACGCCATCGGCGCACAGCACCGCCGCGGTACGCAGCACGTTGCGCAGCTGCCGCAGGTTGCCGGGCCAGGCATAGCTGAGCAGCTTGTGCAGGGCGTCCTCGCTGATGCGCACCGTCTGCTCGCCGCTCTCCTCGCGCAGCAGGGTGCGGATCAGTTCGGCCTTGTCGCTGCGCTCGCGCAGCGGCGGCAGGTGCAGCACCACGCCGTTGAGGCGGTAGTACAGGTCCTCGCGGAAGCCGCCGCTGCCGACCATCTGCGCCAGGTCGCGGTGGCTGGCGCTGATCACGTGCAGTTCCAGCGGCACCGCGCGGTCGCTGCCCAGCGGGGTCACGCTCTGTTCCTCCAGCACCCGCAGCAGGCGCGTCTGCAGCGGCAGCGGCATGTCGCCGATCTCGTCCAGGAACAGGGTGCCGCCGCTGGCCTGCAACAGCTTGCCGTGGCGTCCTTCGCGCGCGGCATCGGTGAAGGCGCCGCGCGCATAGCCGAACAGCTCGCTCTCGATCAGCGCTTCCGGGATCGCCGCACAGTTCACCGCCACGAACGGGCGGTCGGCCCAGGGCGAGCTGCGGTGCACCGCCTTGGCGAACTCTTCCTTGCCGGTGCCGGTGGCGCCGCATAGCAGGATCGACACGCGGTGCTTGGCCAGCTTCAGCGCATTGTCCAGGTTGTGCAGCATGCGCGGATCGGAACCGACATGATCGTTGGCGCGCGCGGCCTGGCCGTCCCCGCCCGCGGCGCGCGTTCGTCCGGCAGCGCTGCGCGCACGCGGCGGCTGCGCCAGGGCGAAGAAGCGGCGGCCGTGGCAGGCGCAGCGGATCGACCACAACGTGCTGGCGTCTTTGCGCGCGCGCTGCTCCAGCGTGTCGAAATCCAGCTGCATCACCTGGGCGATGTCGCGCCCGACCAGTGGCGAACGGTCGGGCTTGCCGAGCTGTTCCAGCGTGGCCTCGTTGACCGCGAGCACGCGGCCGTCGCCGCCGACCGCGATCAGCGCCTCGTGCAGCAGCCCGGCGAACTCGGGGCGGCTGTGGAAGCGCAGGATCCACGCATGCCGGTACTGTTCCAGGAAGTATGCGCGGGCGATCTGCGCCGCCGACATGCGCACCAGCGCGCCGGTATGGCATTGCACCAGCTTGGTGTCGCGCGGGTCGGGCGTGGAGGCGTCCAGCACCGCCAGCAGATGGCCTTGCGGGTCCAGGATCGGCGCGCCGCTGCAGGACAACGGCAGGTGCCGCTCCAGGTAGTGTTCGCCGCGGTGCACGCTCAGCGCACTGCCCTCCACCGCACAGGTGCCGATGCCGTTGGTGCCCTGGTAGCGTTCGGCCCAACTGGCGCCACAGAACAGCCCGGTCTCGCGGAACGCACGCAGCAGCGCCGGATCCTGCACGCTGTGCAGGACCGTGGCCTCGGTGTCGGCGAACACCACCGCGTAGCTGCCGCCGGCGATCTGTTCGTAGAGATTTTCCATCTCCACCTTGGCGATGCGCAGCAGCGCCTCCAGCCGCTGCTGGCGCTCGCGCAGCTCGCCGTCGTCATGGACCATCGGCGAGGGGTGGGTGTCCGGGGCCAGGCCGTACTCGTCGAGGCAGCGCCGCCACGAGCGTGCCAGCGCCGGCGGCAAGGACTCGATCTGGCGGAAATGGCGCATGCGCGCCAGCGGCGCGCAGTCGGCCTCGGTGGCGGATGGTGCGACGACCTTGGCTTGCGCGAGGCTGGCGACAGTCGACTCGGACATGGGCGCGCTCTCGTCCCCCCCAGGGGCCCTTGCGCAAGTGACGCACAAACCAGGCCTGGGCTCAACCCGCAGTGCAGCAAAGCGATGGCGTTGCCCGCCGTCGATCCCCCGGTCGCGCTGGGAGCCTCGCTCCATCATGACTGTCGGTGGGTGTGCAGGACGCGCCGCGCCCCGGCAGCGCCCTGTCGTAGTGCATCCGCA encodes the following:
- a CDS encoding TonB-dependent receptor, producing MPHTPGRSTPSASLLALAVATAIGVLAAPARAQTTVNADDAQITALDRVEVTATPIPGTLIDADLLPYTVQTANADDIARSQAGNLTDFLLREMNGVDTNEVQGSPFQTDLTFRGFRASALPGASQGVSVYLDGVRMNEPFADIVSWDMMPEAAIRSVALMPGSNPLFGPNTLGGALAFTTQSGLTAPGLRADLSVGSGARKRLDASYGYAGRDGLHAFVAVTGFDENGWRDASAGRLGTVFGKFGRQGERTDWDVSLLHGRSRLVGNGLLPSYRYTDEGTEPGLYEADRAAVYTSPDLTRNRNTLLTGQFDHRFDERTALHLLAYYRQGRRDTVNGDINDDYEEFVDDCADGYAADGTPLDAGCTVSRADADALHSGVLNTTQMRQHAEGVALNLSHQAGAHALSIGATYDRNRVRYRQYEQEAFVQDDRSVVADPDEDREFFSGVDGRSSTLGLFAADTWELSEATHLNAALRWNRVAVANTLSTADDGVLPRERFVFAKANPSLGITQRLGDGFTAFASASQNSRAPTAIELGCADPEQPCRLPTGLQADPRLEQIVSRTYELGLRWNPTPAQTLNASLYRADNRDDILFLRAPNSQQGYFDNVDRTRYQGADLSYRGSHGALRWFAGYSYLDATYRSAGELLSGERTVTLRPGTRIAGLPRNTLKLGVDWQALAQLTLGADLRAVSRRVASGNEDGLVEDPEEGEAPARHDLSTGGYALLDLHGTWELAEGLSLYLRVNNVFDRRYETYAAIAEDLFPGGVLARPQDAAVEDGPSRFVAPGAPRQYQVGLRWRF
- a CDS encoding sigma-54-dependent Fis family transcriptional regulator, with product MSESTVASLAQAKVVAPSATEADCAPLARMRHFRQIESLPPALARSWRRCLDEYGLAPDTHPSPMVHDDGELRERQQRLEALLRIAKVEMENLYEQIAGGSYAVVFADTEATVLHSVQDPALLRAFRETGLFCGASWAERYQGTNGIGTCAVEGSALSVHRGEHYLERHLPLSCSGAPILDPQGHLLAVLDASTPDPRDTKLVQCHTGALVRMSAAQIARAYFLEQYRHAWILRFHSRPEFAGLLHEALIAVGGDGRVLAVNEATLEQLGKPDRSPLVGRDIAQVMQLDFDTLEQRARKDASTLWSIRCACHGRRFFALAQPPRARSAAGRTRAAGGDGQAARANDHVGSDPRMLHNLDNALKLAKHRVSILLCGATGTGKEEFAKAVHRSSPWADRPFVAVNCAAIPEALIESELFGYARGAFTDAAREGRHGKLLQASGGTLFLDEIGDMPLPLQTRLLRVLEEQSVTPLGSDRAVPLELHVISASHRDLAQMVGSGGFREDLYYRLNGVVLHLPPLRERSDKAELIRTLLREESGEQTVRISEDALHKLLSYAWPGNLRQLRNVLRTAAVLCADGVIRIPNLPQEIVDADSGPCLLGDDAHAGDGMPGRVALDSAERSVLQQQLERHRWNVSRTADALGISRNTLYRKLRKHGLATA